The sequence below is a genomic window from Schistocerca gregaria isolate iqSchGreg1 chromosome 5, iqSchGreg1.2, whole genome shotgun sequence.
gatcgaaaggatagtgggcaggacatttctcatttcagggcacgataagaggtagtcgaaaccctggcggagaatgtaattcagttgctctatTCCTGCATGGTACTGAGTTAAgaggggaatgttcctctgtggccagacggtaggactttgggaggtggtgggagactggaatgataaggcacaggagatttgtttttgtacaaggttgggagggttcagtgagaccctcaatgtatttcgagagggaccactcatcactgcagatgcgacagtCCCATGTAGCTTacactgtacggaagggacttcttggtatggaatggatggcagctgtcaaagtggagtttTTGCTGGTAGTTACTacatttgatatggatggaggtactgatgtagccatctttgaggtggagctcAAAATctaagaaggtggcttgttgggttgagtagggccaggtgaagcaaatggggggagaagttgttgaggttctaaaGGAATGTGGATAAAGTGTCCTCGCCATCAATCCAGATCGCAATCTGTCATCAGTGAATATGAACCAGGTAAGGGATTTAGGATTCTGGGATTTTAGGAAGCATTCCTCTAGATtgcccatgaacaggttggcataggatagtGCCACATGCCCATAGCTGtgcccggatttgtttgtaggtaatgccttcaaaggagtaattgtgggtgaggatatagttggtcatggtgactaggaaagaggttgttggtttggaatccatcaggcattgggaaaggtcgTGTTCATCAGCAGTAAGGCAATGGGCATTAgaaatgttagtgtaaagggaggtagcATCATTAGTGATAAGCAGGGCATCATGTGGTAAAGAGACAGGATCTGTGGAGAGttgatggaggaaatggttggtatcttctaAACAGGAAGGCACTTTCtgggtaatgggttgaaggtgttggtgtatgagagcagaaattctctcagtggttggccacaatggggcgtcctgggtggttagATTTATGGACTTTAAGGACCAGTAGGCGAtatgagtgtggggagtggtaggggtgagtagagagatggactcaggggggaggttctgggatgggcctaaggatttgggcagtgactggagatcctgctggatttctggaatggggtcactgtggcaaggtttgtatgtggaaatatctcagagcttgcagagtccttctgccaggtaatccttgcagatcataacaacagtggtggagcctttgtccgcaggtaggattataaggtcgggatTCTATGTGAGTAATCCATTCATCTGGTGCATTGGAAAGAGCAAAACTCAAAAAGCACttacttaaaaaaatttcttatacAAATCAGATACACATTGAACTTCTTACACAGATATCACAATGCAAAATTTTCTACTTTTCCCAGAAATATACAAGTATGGTTCAGATagcttataaaataattatttatcatgCAATTGTTCTTATATCTTCATAGAAAACATGTTCTTGTATATCTGATAGTTATTTGCAATTTAATATGTTCCAAGTTTAAGAGTCAATGTAACATAAAAAAAGATATGACAAGCATAAGTTCACAGGTTTTTCTTGCAGATGTGATTCAGCCCTTGAGGATCTGCATTACAAATATATCTGTTTAACATTATTTCAATAGTGTAATTACTGTAGCATTCCAAAATGTAATTTATGAAATTCGAATTTTATTAGAAAGATGATTTGTTTTACTGAACATTTTAACTCTATGTTTTTACCTGAGCCTATATGTGTCGTCAGTCTACTGCATGAAGTTGTACGACCATAGTGTAAAAGACTATGGTATAGTTTTTCTGAGATTTGCATGTTTTTctttgctgtatttttattttatgtgtaaaCAGAAATCCAGCTCCTAATTTGTGTAgccaatttttaaattcagtctgaAAATGTAATCCATGCAATCCTGACACCAAACCACCTACATAACACAATTTGTATCTAATCTGTCACACCAAATTACACCATGAATAATTCTTGGGGCAAATTTTATATTTGGCTGGTCAGCTTTGTAATTATTCTTAAATATTGTTTAAGTAAGTTAGAAATACTTAATAGCAATCCTTTATTACAGGAAGTTCTCTACAGTGAAGCGCAACGAGAATGGTACCGAGGAATGATGAAAAATATACTGAATTATTCTCTGGAGGCAGTTTCCTTAGAATATCCTGACAGTGTATTTGAACAAAAGATGAGAGAATTCTGTGAAAGTGCAGTCTATGATAAAGCCATTGATCTTGTTAAGTCTGACAAGCCGCACTCTGTAATTCTGAATGGAGATGCATGGGGCCCAAACTTTTTATTCCTTTACGGTGGTTCTGATGAGCAACTTATAAAAGATCTTCGTATAATTGATTTTCAAATGTCACGCTGGGCAAACCCAGTATGTGATCTCTCATTCTTTCTTTATTCAAGCACATCCAAGGAATTCAGAGATTCAAATATTTCAAATCTGCTTAAAACCTATCACCATAGCCTTTCAGAAATGATCCAGGATTTGGGATCTGATCCACAAGTTGTTTACCCATATGAAATATTTGAAGCAGAAGTAAAACAATTCTCTGCTTTTGGATTCATTATGTCATTGGAAGCTGTGGCAGAGAGTACACTGAATGAGCCTGATAAACCGAAACTTAATTTAATGGAAGGGAAAGAATTTATTCCGCTGCATGAAATTTGGAAGTTTCCCCCATTAACAAATAAGCAAACAATCAAGCGGCTAGCAGATAATGTAAAATATGCCGTAGAAAATGGACATATTTAATACGTAAGGAAACCTGTTTCAGCTTTTAACGTGTTGACTGCCATGTGGCCGCTGACGACAATAGACCTTTATGTCTTACACCATGGTCTGACCCGGCAGTGAAATATCCATCACTATGCATGTGGCAATCAATATGTTAAATAAACTTAATTTCAAATTACTAATTTAAGAATAGTCCTGGTCAGTAGCTAAACATAACCAGAAGAAACTAATTTTTCTTGTCTTTGTCCTCCATGATCATGACTCAACAATGAttaaaaatttgttacatttaGTTGTAATCAATATGTGCAGCTGTTTTACAAGTATTTCCTAATTTTTCTGTAATAGAAATTCTATATCTAATGCATCCTTTCATGTACATGGAACATACCAATTATAACTGGAGTCATGAGTGACAAAAGTCAAGTTTAGGCTTGTTTTACACACTTGACGTCACGCATCATCAGGCAGCCAATGAGCACTCAGTAGTGTTGCAAGCACTCTCCTGTGAATTTCGTAACCAAAGTGACCATTAAACTCAACTGAAATGAGTTACttactgaatttttattccatttgttgctagTTGTCGTGGCTGACGAAAGTGGTAAGTGACAAGCTCTACATAAGCAAGTGAAAAACACAATTTGCAGGA
It includes:
- the LOC126272168 gene encoding uncharacterized protein LOC126272168 translates to MISVNNFVSSRLWDIAKIAHRRPHCRHSCALINVAVKANVGMVVCFPTFQLTSSQVRGTITRCYKAFTDGEHDYIVLEDLSVLGFQPAKGQETYNFEHCAEVLKCMAKFHALSFAMKDQELEEFRAAAHNLEEVLYSEAQREWYRGMMKNILNYSLEAVSLEYPDSVFEQKMREFCESAVYDKAIDLVKSDKPHSVILNGDAWGPNFLFLYGGSDEQLIKDLRIIDFQMSRWANPVCDLSFFLYSSTSKEFRDSNISNLLKTYHHSLSEMIQDLGSDPQVVYPYEIFEAEVKQFSAFGFIMSLEAVAESTLNEPDKPKLNLMEGKEFIPLHEIWKFPPLTNKQTIKRLADNVKYAVENGHI